From the genome of Photobacterium sp. TLY01:
TGCCAGGTTCAAAGGCCGGAATCCGGATTTTCAGAACGGAAGACCGGTCAATATTAATCTGAACCTCGAAGACGATATCCCAGCACTGATCAAAACGCTCAATACGATCAATGCGTCTCAATTTGAGCGGATTTTTGTGAAGCAACTTGGTCTTGAAAATTAGACTTTTGCGCTGAATTTATTGCAAATGACTTGAAAAGGTCGACGCCCATGGATATTCAGTTTAAGTATTACTGTATGACAGGCTGTTTCGCAGTGATACTCTTAATGACTAGTGGTTTGTCCGGATGCACACCGACTGTTCAGGTTGCGGCATCAGACAAGCCGATAGAGGTCAATCTGAACGTGAAGATTGAACATGAAATCAGGATTAGAGTGGATAAGGAAATCGATGATCTCTTCAGTGACGATGATGTCTTCTGACAAGGCGGAGCGCCTGTTATGAAACGCATACTGACTTATCTGGCCATATTTCTGTTTTGTACATCTGCATTTGCAATTGATTTACAACAGGCGAAAGCACAAGGCTTAGTGGGTGAAGCCAACAATGGTTATCTTGCTGCTCTGGCACCCTCACCCTCTGCGGAAGTACGTCAACTCATTCAAACTGTGAACAGCGAGCGAAAAGAAAGCTACCAGCGTATCGCCGTATCAAACGGACTTACGTTAACAGAAGTGAGCCGCCTCGCTTACAAAAAAGCGATAGAAAAAACCGAAAGCGGCCATTTTTATCAGAGCCCAAGCGGATTGTGGGTTAAGAAGTGACCTCGCGTTTAGTGCGCCATTCCGCCACCATCGATAGATAACACACCTGGATGACAGAAATTTTCAGTCATATTCACTCCCAAGACGCGGTATACTTCAGCTCTCATTTTCTGTGTGCTGTAGAAAGATGCTGTTCCAACCTGCCTTACTGAAACAACAGTTGACGCGTTATCCCCTTTTCTGGCTCGGTGCGTGTATTTGCCTGATGCCATTCATCAACTCCCCTGTGGCGCTGATTCTGGGTTTCTCATTTGCCACCTTAGGACTTGTCCCAGCAGATATTCCGGTCGCTGCTATCACAAAGAAATTGCTGTCAATGGCAATCATCGGTCTGGGTTTCGGTATTCAGCTTGATGTTGCCATTGCGGCAAGCAAGGCCGGTTTAGGGCTTATTGTGGCTTCCATTGTCGTGACTCTTGCCATGGGATGGTTACTGACCCGATGGCTGAAGTTAGACAGCAAAACCGGCCATCTGATTGCATCCGGCACCGCCATTTGCGGCGGCAGTGCTATCGCCGCTGTGTCGCCGGCAATCGGCGCAAACAGCCATCAGACCTCGCTGGCACTGGCCACTGTGTTTATCCTGAACTCAGCGGCCCTCTTCTTATTTCCCTCGGTTGGCCATCTGCTGGATATGACACAACACGAGTTTGGTGTCTGGGCTGCGATTGCCATTCATGACACTTCTTCTGTTGTGGGTGCTGCAGGGGCTTATGGCGACGAAGCATTAAAAACAGCCACCACGCTCAAATTAGCCAGAGCGCTATGGATTATTCCGCTCGCGTTTCTCAGTGCGCTAATGTTCAGAGGCAAAGAGAAAAAACTCGCCGTGCCAATGTTCATCGTCTTCTATTGTATGGCCATGCTGACGGCACATTGGCTGCCCCAATTTTCTGAGCTGTATCAGGGGATTTTCGCGCTTTCGAAACGCGTGCTGGTGGTGTGCTTATTTATGATTGGGGCAGGAATTACGGTTCAGAAACTGCGTGCAGCCGGGTTTAAACCGCTGTTGCTGGGTGTGTTGCTGTGGTTGGTCATTGGCCTGAGTTCATTGCTTGCTATTTTGCTTGGAGCGGCCTGAATTGCTTAGTCGGTATCCCATTGCGGTGCCGGCTCTTGGTCGCTACTGTGCCTTTTACCAGACCAGGCTCTTGTGGCAACCTGATAAAAAAGCAACGAAAAAGCCAACAGACTCAGCAAAGCGCTCCAGCCGCCCGTTGTCACCGTTGCCCCTAATGTCAGCAGCAAGACCAGTGCTACCGATTTCTTTGTTTTATCCATCTGAGTGATTACTGCTTTTTATCTTTCCTGAAGCTCATTATTGTTTAAGCACCACTGCCGATAAAAATACCGAATCACACTAAGAAAGCAGGTTTCGTTATAACCATAAGTAGTTAAAGCACTGTTTTTATACCGCCAGTTATTATCAACCAGATGCATGCAACCCCGGTACTTTGGTCTAGGCTAACAATACACCTCTGTAATCCTCTGTAAGCACAGGAGATCATCCGTATGCGTCGATTTGAAAACTTGCTCTTTATCAGTGATGGTGTGCAGGATGAATTGGATGGATTGAAACAGGCCATCAGCCTGTCACAAGCTCACCACAGCACCCTGACTGTGTTGATTATTTATCCTGAATTGCCTGATTCGCTGGGAAATTATCAGGGGAATTGGGAACAAGCTCTGATTGAAAACACCAAACTACAGATTGCACAGGCAAAATCCGCCTTGTCATTCTCCGAACAATCTGTGATGCCAATCATTCTGGCACAAAGCAGCAAAAAGCCCTCGACCTTAATTATTCAGCATGTCATCAGAGACAACTATGACATGGTGATCAAATCTGCCAGTTTCAATCAGAATGAGGCTGGATTGAAAGCGATTGATATGGAATTACTCAGGCAGTGCCCCTGCCCGGTCTGGCTGTGCCGTCCCATTACCCATGCGCAGAGAAAAGTTCATGTCGCAGTAGCGATTGATGCCGAAAACAATAGCAGGGAAGAAACGGATCTGGATCTGATGCTGCTCCAGCTATCCCGCTCGCTGGCGGACGATTGCGACGGCAGTCTGAACATCATTTCCTGCTGGGATTTCCCATACGAAGAAATTACCGGCAACCCGTTTATTCATGTCCCAGAGCAGGAGCTTCAGCTGTCCATCAAGGAAGCGGAACAAAAAAACATAGATGGGCTGAAAAAACTGATCACCCTATCTGGCATTAGCGGGCCGGTAAAAGAATTCCATCCCAAAGGCCTTCCGCAAACTTGCATCCCCGACATCATTGAAAGCGAAGGCATTGAGTTGTTGATTATGGGAACAGTTGCCCGATCGGGCATACCCGGATTTATTATGGGAAATACTGCTGAGGATATTATCCAGAATACGAAATGCTCGATTCTGGCGCTCAAGCCCAAAGGTTTTGTATCGGATGTAAAAGCTTATTAGCGTAAGTATTACCGTTGTCGATAATGATGAAAACGTCACAACAAAAAACGGGCTGCCACTTGGCAGCCCGCATCTCACTGAAACCTATAGGGCATATTTTACTGTGCGTTCATCGCATCCAGCTTCGCACCTACCGGGCCGGAGAAGTTGTAACCGTCATGCTTATCCCAGTTAATTGACCAGGTCATGACCCCAGCATAATTACTGTAATTAAACGCAGGAACCACAGTCTGACAATGGGTACCCAAGGTCAGACAGTCCAGCGCATCCAGAATATTCTGAGTCGGCGCCTGACCTGAGTTGGCAGAGCTGGGGCCGGATGGCAGACCAATGGCAACCTGATCATCACGCAGTGGCGCAAATTGCTCGCCATTGGCTAAAGTGAATCCCTCGATCAGCATTTTGGACTGTGCCACCATCATATCGACAGATCCTTCCGGTGCTGCACCTGGCAGATATGGGTTTGGCAAACCACCATTGTTGTATAACTGCACATGCAGCAGATCCAAGGTATCACGCAGTGCATCAATCAGTGGAATGTAAGCGCCCCAGATACCGGAATACGCCACCATACCGCCCTGCACATACGGATGTTCAGGAGCCATCGTCAGGTACATATCCCCGCCCATATTGGCTTCAATCTGCTTCAGCGCGCGAGGCAGACGCGCCTGAATCTGAGAACCATGAACCAGGTTGGAGCCGCTTTCAAGGTCAATATCCAGTCCATCAAATCCCCATTCGTTGATCAACGCAGTCAGACTACTGACAAAATGCTGTTCGTCCGAATCCGTATTGAGGGTAATGGTGCCTTCAGCGCCGCCAAGGGATAAAACAAATTTCTTACCCTGAGCCTGCAGCGCCGCCATGTCCTGCTTGAACTTCTGAGGATCCAGTGCCGGACAGCTGCTGTGCATATCACCACTGTACAGGTTGAAATGAACTGTCCCCGTGCTGTTGCGATCGTTCTCTGCAAAGGCAATATCGATGATATCCCATGCATCGGACATCTCACTGAGGTTCATCGGACAACCCGCGCCATTGACAAAGTTATGCCAGTAACCAATCAGCTTATGGGTTTTGGCTGACTGCTGAAGCACCTTAACGGTCGAGGCAGCAGACGTGACTGTCAGTCCGGTTGCATCTGTAGCCCTCGCAGAGACGGTGTAATTCCCCACAGCGCCTGGCGTCCAGTTTGTGCTGTATGGCGAGCTGGTATCTGTCGCAACGACTGCACCATTGACCAGGAACGCCACACTACTCACCGTGCTGTTCAGTGATGCCGCATCTGCAGACACAACAACAGATTTACCTAGCCCCACAGCTGTGCCGGATGACGGCGATGTCAGCGTCACGACCAAAGGTTCGTCACTGACATTGACCAGAACACCCGCGCTGCCCTGATTGTCTTCATTATCTGTTGCGACAGCCGACAAGCTGACTGAACCGTTTCCTGTCGCTGTCCATGTAACACTATAGGGTGCTGACGTATCGATGCCTAAACTCTGCCCAGCGGCAAAGAATTCCACTTGCGACACCGAACCATCAGCATCAGTTGCATCGACAGATAGCGTGACAACGTCACCGTTCAGAACGGTCGCATTATCGGCCGGAGAGCTAAAGGTGACTGTCGGCACAACTGCACAGATCCCCTGTGCTGTCCAGGCATCGGTCCAATAAAGTCCGGTTCCCGGTTCGTAGGCCCAGGCCGAGTCTGACGAACACCAGCCAGCCACATCACAGCTATATTTATAATTTGCACTTTGAACCAGATCCCCAACCTGATAACTGGTGCCAGCCTGATAGACAGGTACGCCAGCACAGCCGCCGCCAGTGGCCCCAGAAACAGCAACCGTAACGACTGAGCTCCAGGTCACCGCACCATCATCGTCTGTGGCTTTTGATTTAAATGCGTGGCTGCCCGCAGTGGCAGACCAGGCCGATTCGAAGGGCGAGGAACTTGCCGTCCCTACCAGTTGGTCATCCACATAAAATTCAACAGAAGCCACTGTACCATCCTGATCCGTGGCATCGGCACTGAGCGTGACAAGATCACCTTCCTTGATTTGTGAAACGGTCGTCGGATTCGTCAGTGCCACGCTAGGAGGTTGGTTGTTACCTTCAGCCACCACACTGATAGTCACGGAATCGGTTCGGCTCGCACCCTTATCATCGGTTGCCACAACACTGACTGTATGGTTCCCTTCAACCGTATTCCAAGGCACAGAATACGGTGCGGTATCATCCATACCCACGGTATTGCCGTCCACTTTGAAAGTAACATCAACCACCTGACCATCACTGTCACTCGCATTGGCAGTCAAAGCGATGGCTTCATTCACACCAAACTGGGCATTATTTAACGGTGACGTCAAAGACACAGTCGGACGCTGGTTCCCGTCAGGTGCATCGCACACTCCCAGCAGAGACCATTCTTCGTAAGGATCAGAATATTGCACAGGATCTTTCCCCTGACTCCACCAGTTCGCCTGGTAGGCATTATCCAGATGCTGGACTTGTGTCCCGCCGCTGTAAGGCGCACCACTTTCCCAGACCGGCAAAGTGGTACAGTCAATTGCATAAGCCGATACCGGGCTGGCCAGTACCAGTGCAATTGCCGTATGAATGAGGTTTTTTTGCATTGTTAACGTCCTTATTCTCTTAAATGAAGATTTTCCCAAAGAGTTAGTTGCTTAGTTCAGATAGAAAATTATCCAGACCAATCATGGACGACTTTTTAAGCAATGATAAATAAGACAAGAGGGAATTGAGTACAACCCTCAGCGAACTCTCATTTTAAGATCTGTACATACAGTTCGAACGCAAAAAGACCGAAGAAAGATCACTTTTAGCAGGGAAGAAAACAAGGGGAATAATAAGGGGGCTGAGCGCCCCCCTTTCTTTTTGCTGCCGGTGAAATAATCAGCCAGCGACAGTACTAAATAAAAATAAGTTGTAGGCGACAATGGCAATCAGTAACAACAAACCTTCAAAGCGGTTGATGCGACCCGGACCACGGAAGCCCATGCACATCACAACCAGGGCAACGGTCAGGCCCATCATGACAGTCCAGTCGCGGGCAAACACTTCAACGCCAATACCGCTGATCGGTGAAATCACACCCGCAATACCAATGACTGCCAGTATGTTAAACATATTGGAACCGACAACATTACCAATCGCGATATCGTGTTCACCTTTACGTGCCGCTGCCACAGAAGCAGCCAATTCAGGTAATGATGTTCCCAGGGCCACAATCGTCAGACCAATGATCAAATCGCTGACACCAAGCGACTGAGCAATGGTGACCGCCCCCCAAACCAGAATTCGGGAACTCACGACCAAGAGCACCAAACCAATCAACAGCCACATCATGGCATTCTTTAAGGGCATCGCATGTTCTTTGAGTTCGCTTTCTGTTTCTGCTTCCAGCGCATCGCCTTTCCCTTTCAATGCAGAATAAATCGACCAGCCAATCAAGCCAAAAAAACCAATCAGCAAGACAATCGCTTCAACGCGAGTCAACTCACCGTCCCAGAGCAGAATACCTGCGAGGATACCGATGAGTATCAGCAGCGGAAGCTCTTTTCTGATGATATTTGACTGAACGGCAATCGGGGCAATGATTGCCGTAATCCCAAGAATCAGACCGATATTGACAATATTAGAACCCAGTGCATTCCCGAGCGCCAGATCCGGTTTACCATCAATTGATGCCATGGCAGAGACCACCATTTCAGGTGCCGAAGTACCAAAGCCCACAATAATCATACCGATTAATAATGGCGGCATACCGAAATGGCCGGCACTGGCAGCAGCACCGTCGACAAATTTATCTGCACTCCAGACTAAAAGAGCAAACCCCAGCAATAAGGCTAATGATGCGGTGATCATGTATGTACATCCCAATGTTTAACAAAAAGTAACGTTCAAAAATGAGTAAAAAAACAGGTTGTACGAACGTTTTCACGAACACGGGATTTAAGCGCGCCAAGAATAATGGGTTTACAGATTTTATGGTAGCAAAATTATCACAGGATACTGATAAATCTCACTGTCTGATTCACCGCCTATCCTTGGCTGAAATATGCGGTGAATCCAGAAAAAGAAACGCTCTGATAATTCCTGAAACACACTGTGTTCTCAGCACACGAATGGCATAACCATGAACCGGTACTGACAGTGTAATCAGAGATAAACGAACAACCGCAATGTGGAGGACAACTCGTCACTTTGCCACTGCTGATAGGTGACTTCAGTGCGTAATCCCAGTTGCTGACTGAGTGCCCAGTGCCAGCTCGCCGTTGATTCCGTCCGCCAACGCATCGCATCCCACTGGTAAAGCCCTTGCGCCGACACAGCCAGTTTGTGCGCTTCACTCGCCTGCCAGACCAGTCCGGACTCCATCCCCAAGCCCAGAGACAGATTCTCACCCTGCGCATCAAAATAGTTCAGCTCCGAAGACATGAGCGCATAAAAGTGCATCCGGTTCGCATCCCCCCAGGATTTACCGTATCCGCCCTGCATGAAATATCTGCCTGTCAGGTCAACCGTACCGGGCTGCTGGTCATAGCCGGCACGAATATTCCAGGAGAGTGAATCAAAGACCCGATAATCAGGCGCCAGTGACATGGCATCAATCAGATAAAGCTGGTTCAGATCCACATCGCCATCCTGGTCAACCCCTAGTTGCAGGTCGAAAAAGCTGATCTGTGCCCCCGGAATGTAACCGCCTGCATTATCCAATAGATCATGATAAGCCACGCGCCATTCCAGTAACGCCTGATCGGCGTTGTGATTGCTGTAGCGGTAACCCAGTCCAAGCCGGCTTGAATTATGACCTTCATCGGGCGACATGGCAGGCCTTACGGGGTCAGAGAATGGCGATGGGGTATCCAGCCGACTTCTGGCAATCAGCAGTTTCTGTAACTGAGGTGCAATCTCTTCCCGGGCTAACGCCTGATCATAAAATTCAAAGTTGAGCCACTCATAAGCCATTTCCAGAATGGCGGCTCTTTCACTCAGTGAGCCTTCAGTCGGATACTGGCCCGACATGGCTGCCCGTGCTGATAAGAGCTGCTGATCATCCAACTGCTCAGCGTAATGCATTAAACGTGTACCAAAAGAAGCCCGATATTTAGGAGCGTCGAGCAGTCCTTTTTCTCTGAGCACTTTGACCGTGTCTGACGGAATCGCCTGAAAATCAAAACCAGAAGTCAGATCCAACCCTTCCCTGCCCGCTTCAAGCAGTGCCAGCAGCTGATAGGAGCAATTCTCGTCAATGAAATAATAGTCAAACTCAACACCATTCATTTCCCAGAGATGGCGCAGGACCTGCTGCACTTCTTCTTCATCCAGGTTTAAGGCATATTCCCAAATATCTCTTGATTCTAAATCATTGTATTCACGAACTTTTCGGTAGTAAGGCATGACACTGAAGGTGCCGGGATAACTCCCGAACAACCCTTTCGTCGCGTACAAAAATGCATTGTCATTGCTCGCTGGCGTGGCGGCAAAATTGATGGCAAAGGCCACTAATTCGCGGTGTCGGTTCTGATCTTTTGCATCAACACGCAGTAAGGTATGCCCGAACATAGACGATGGGCTGTTCATAAATGCGGTCGGGAAAACCAGTGTCAGCCCTTTGGGGTTCAGTGCTTGCTTCCACAGCTCTTGCTCAGGACAAACGGGAGTTGGCCAATCTGTATGTAATTTTTGCTTTAACCAATGAAATCGAGCCGGATAACGGCAGCTTAAACGCTGATCATTCAGTGAGCTATCGGGCTGTTTTGCTTCGCTGTCAAAGCCTTCAACGGTTGCCTTCAACTCGGCCAGTGGATCATCTTTTCCCTGCGGACTGAGAAAGAAAGCAGGCGAATCGACCAGGCTGTGAAACGACCCTGTCAGGCCGGGCTGATAATGCCCCAATGTATGCCAATAATCTGAGGTGGAAAGGTGCACCAGATCTTGCTGGGTGTACGCAAAAGCTGTGCTGCTGAAAACGCTGAGAGGGAGCAGTGATAACCAGAACTTCATGACAACATCGATGGGATCAAATAGGTTCAGTCAAGCGCGTTGAATGAACAAAGCACCAGATTAGAAAAAGATACAGCGCCCATTGGCGCTGTATCTGAGCAGTTCACGCCTGAAATCAATTACAGTGCGTAAGCTGCCAGTGTGTTCTGATCAGCAACCATAGTGTTCAGGTTCGCCAGAACATCTGCAGAAGTGACGTTCTCAGAAGCGAAGATAGACGCATAGTTATGACGAGCAGTCGCGTTAAATTCAGCTTTAGCTTCATCGCTCATGCCCCAGACGTCAGTCAGGGTTGCCAGCGTTTCACCTTCACCGCGTGCGATATCACGAGCCAGGTTGTCCATGTTACCGTCGATAAACATCGCCAGTTTTTCTTTAGAAGTGATCACGCCGTTGCCGTCACAGCCCAGTGTGCCGAAGGTGATACCGAAAGTCTGGTTACCAGAAGTACCGTTCGTTGTCGCACCCAGTACTTTAAACACTTTGCCTTCTTGACCGGCAAACACCATAGAACCCAGACCACAACCGATATCCTGATCAGCCATTGCTTGAGAGAATGGCATCATGCCCGCGAAAACTGCCGCTGCAATTACTTTTTTCATTGTTATTCCTTAGACTTAATTAACACAAAATGCTTGCATCACTCTTATGCGTCCAAAATCATAACAACTTAAAGCGACATTTCAATTTATACAGGGCAAAAACTTATTTCTTTACAATTTCTTAGCTCAAGACCTGATTTTTATTCATATTCATCCTTTTGATTGAGTTAAAAACAACCAATCCAGACGAAATCACTCAACCGAATCACGGCGATCTGAACCTCACTCATGATGCGTATTCGCGATACTTTTGACTTTATCGACTAAATCAATTGGCAAGGGGAATACAATGGTTGATGTTCGATCATTGGCAATTTCAGTTAATGTCTGCAGGTAACGAAGTTGAATGGCATTAGGCGCTTTATTTAGCACTTCTGCTGCCTCCATCAATTTTTTAGATGCTTCCAGCTCACCCGTGGCATGAATCACTTTTGCACGACGTGAACGCTCAGCCTCAGCCTGGCGAGCTAATGCACGCACCATACTGTCATCCAGATCGACATGTTTGATTTCAACATTTGCTATCTTAATGCCCCAGTTGTCAGTGTGCATATCAAGAATGCCCTGCAAATCTTTATTCAGTTCATCTCTTGCTGACAGCAATTCGTCCAACTCATGCTGGCCAAGCACTGAACGCAATGTTGTTTGGGACAATTGACTGGTTGCTTCAAGATAATTTTCGACATTGATGATTGCCATTTTGGGATCAATCACCCGAAAATAAACCACGGCATTGACCTTAACCGACACATTATCTTTGGTGATCAGATCCTGTGTTGGCACATCCAGCACTATGGTTCTCAGATCGACCCGAACCATTTGTTGAATGATCGGGATAATGATGATCAAACCAGGCCCTTTTACTTCATAAAAGCGCCCCAACAGAAAGACAACAGCACGCTCATACTCACGCAATACTCTGAACATGCTGATGATCAGCGCGAGTACCAGCACAATGACAGTTGCCAGGGTATAGGTAATCATGGTTTATTCCTTCTCTTTGGCCGCAACATGTAAACACAAGCCATCGACTTGCTTCACAACAATTTCCTGACCAACCCGGAGCGGCGTGTCGCACCGGGCTTGCCAGATCTCACCCTCGACCAGCACCCGCCCCTCACCGGGGAAACCACTGACCACTTTACCGTGATCACCCAGGAGCATTTCTACCCCAGTTGAAACAGGCTTACGGCGGGTTTTGAGCAACAAAGTCAGAACGACAAAGGTAAACAGTGCTGAGGTAGCCGTCAGACCCACAATCAAAGGAACGGCAATTTGATACCCGGGTTCTTCGGTATCCATCAGCATGACAGAACCAATCACGAAGGAGACGATACCGCCCAGACCCAATATGCCAAAACTGGGGCTAAAGGCCTCTGCCACCATCAAAATGATCCCCAGAATGATCAACCCCAGCCCCGCATAGCTCACGGGCAGAAGTTGTAATGAATACATGGCCAGAATCAGACAAATACCACCGAGCACCCCTGGCAAGCCGACACCCGGGTTGTAAAACTCTAGCAGCAAGCCATAGATGCCAATCAGCATAAGTATGTAGGCCACGTTCGGATTGGTAATGACAGCCAGAAACTTAAACCGCCAGTCCTGTTGGCGCTCTACGTACGCGACATTCTCAAGCGATAATGTCTGCTTTACCCCGTTAATCAGCACGGTTCGCCCATTGATCTGGTTCACCAGATCATCGAGATCGGTTGCCATAAAGTCGATGACATTTTCTTTGAGTGCCCCTTCGGCATCCAAACTGGCCGCTTCCCGCACCGCTTTTTCTGCCCAGACTTCATTTCTGCCATGCAGTTTAGCCAGGCTGGTGATGTAAGCCGCCGCATCATTAATGACTTTCTTTTCCATCGCCGTTTCGGCTTTGACTTCATCCCCTGACTGCGTGCCTTCTGCGGGTTGCTTCGCCGCGTCATCCTTTCCTGCCGGTTCCTGATCGTCAGAGTCATCAAACGGATTATCTTTTTTGCCGCCTGGTGAGCCACCTGTTAGAGAAACAGGAGTAGCAGCGCCAAGATTTGTACCCGGTGCCATCGCAGCAATATGGCTGGCATACAGAATATATGTCCCAGCGCTCGCTGCTCTGGCCCCTGAAGGGCCAACCCAGGTGGCCACGGCAACCGGCGATGTGGTGATAGCGCGGATGATTTCCCGCATTGAGGTGTCTAACCCACCCGGCGTGTCCATTTTCAGCACGATCAGTGCAGCCTGATCGTCGTGGGCCTGGTTGATTTCACGTGACACGAAATCGCTGACCGCAGGTCCGATCCCACCTTTGATATCAATTAACCATACATCGGATGCCTGAGAACACATCGGCCAAAGTACAGCAAGCCAGAATGTCAGAATGGAAAACAGCTTCATGGCGCGTGCTCCCAGTAGGTGTACC
Proteins encoded in this window:
- a CDS encoding YnbE family lipoprotein, translating into MTSGLSGCTPTVQVAASDKPIEVNLNVKIEHEIRIRVDKEIDDLFSDDDVF
- a CDS encoding YdbL family protein, whose translation is MKRILTYLAIFLFCTSAFAIDLQQAKAQGLVGEANNGYLAALAPSPSAEVRQLIQTVNSERKESYQRIAVSNGLTLTEVSRLAYKKAIEKTESGHFYQSPSGLWVKK
- a CDS encoding YeiH family protein produces the protein MLFQPALLKQQLTRYPLFWLGACICLMPFINSPVALILGFSFATLGLVPADIPVAAITKKLLSMAIIGLGFGIQLDVAIAASKAGLGLIVASIVVTLAMGWLLTRWLKLDSKTGHLIASGTAICGGSAIAAVSPAIGANSHQTSLALATVFILNSAALFLFPSVGHLLDMTQHEFGVWAAIAIHDTSSVVGAAGAYGDEALKTATTLKLARALWIIPLAFLSALMFRGKEKKLAVPMFIVFYCMAMLTAHWLPQFSELYQGIFALSKRVLVVCLFMIGAGITVQKLRAAGFKPLLLGVLLWLVIGLSSLLAILLGAA
- a CDS encoding universal stress protein, whose product is MRRFENLLFISDGVQDELDGLKQAISLSQAHHSTLTVLIIYPELPDSLGNYQGNWEQALIENTKLQIAQAKSALSFSEQSVMPIILAQSSKKPSTLIIQHVIRDNYDMVIKSASFNQNEAGLKAIDMELLRQCPCPVWLCRPITHAQRKVHVAVAIDAENNSREETDLDLMLLQLSRSLADDCDGSLNIISCWDFPYEEITGNPFIHVPEQELQLSIKEAEQKNIDGLKKLITLSGISGPVKEFHPKGLPQTCIPDIIESEGIELLIMGTVARSGIPGFIMGNTAEDIIQNTKCSILALKPKGFVSDVKAY
- a CDS encoding Ig-like domain-containing protein, yielding MQKNLIHTAIALVLASPVSAYAIDCTTLPVWESGAPYSGGTQVQHLDNAYQANWWSQGKDPVQYSDPYEEWSLLGVCDAPDGNQRPTVSLTSPLNNAQFGVNEAIALTANASDSDGQVVDVTFKVDGNTVGMDDTAPYSVPWNTVEGNHTVSVVATDDKGASRTDSVTISVVAEGNNQPPSVALTNPTTVSQIKEGDLVTLSADATDQDGTVASVEFYVDDQLVGTASSSPFESAWSATAGSHAFKSKATDDDGAVTWSSVVTVAVSGATGGGCAGVPVYQAGTSYQVGDLVQSANYKYSCDVAGWCSSDSAWAYEPGTGLYWTDAWTAQGICAVVPTVTFSSPADNATVLNGDVVTLSVDATDADGSVSQVEFFAAGQSLGIDTSAPYSVTWTATGNGSVSLSAVATDNEDNQGSAGVLVNVSDEPLVVTLTSPSSGTAVGLGKSVVVSADAASLNSTVSSVAFLVNGAVVATDTSSPYSTNWTPGAVGNYTVSARATDATGLTVTSAASTVKVLQQSAKTHKLIGYWHNFVNGAGCPMNLSEMSDAWDIIDIAFAENDRNSTGTVHFNLYSGDMHSSCPALDPQKFKQDMAALQAQGKKFVLSLGGAEGTITLNTDSDEQHFVSSLTALINEWGFDGLDIDLESGSNLVHGSQIQARLPRALKQIEANMGGDMYLTMAPEHPYVQGGMVAYSGIWGAYIPLIDALRDTLDLLHVQLYNNGGLPNPYLPGAAPEGSVDMMVAQSKMLIEGFTLANGEQFAPLRDDQVAIGLPSGPSSANSGQAPTQNILDALDCLTLGTHCQTVVPAFNYSNYAGVMTWSINWDKHDGYNFSGPVGAKLDAMNAQ
- a CDS encoding calcium/sodium antiporter, which encodes MITASLALLLGFALLVWSADKFVDGAAASAGHFGMPPLLIGMIIVGFGTSAPEMVVSAMASIDGKPDLALGNALGSNIVNIGLILGITAIIAPIAVQSNIIRKELPLLILIGILAGILLWDGELTRVEAIVLLIGFFGLIGWSIYSALKGKGDALEAETESELKEHAMPLKNAMMWLLIGLVLLVVSSRILVWGAVTIAQSLGVSDLIIGLTIVALGTSLPELAASVAAARKGEHDIAIGNVVGSNMFNILAVIGIAGVISPISGIGVEVFARDWTVMMGLTVALVVMCMGFRGPGRINRFEGLLLLIAIVAYNLFLFSTVAG
- a CDS encoding DUF4105 domain-containing protein, giving the protein MKFWLSLLPLSVFSSTAFAYTQQDLVHLSTSDYWHTLGHYQPGLTGSFHSLVDSPAFFLSPQGKDDPLAELKATVEGFDSEAKQPDSSLNDQRLSCRYPARFHWLKQKLHTDWPTPVCPEQELWKQALNPKGLTLVFPTAFMNSPSSMFGHTLLRVDAKDQNRHRELVAFAINFAATPASNDNAFLYATKGLFGSYPGTFSVMPYYRKVREYNDLESRDIWEYALNLDEEEVQQVLRHLWEMNGVEFDYYFIDENCSYQLLALLEAGREGLDLTSGFDFQAIPSDTVKVLREKGLLDAPKYRASFGTRLMHYAEQLDDQQLLSARAAMSGQYPTEGSLSERAAILEMAYEWLNFEFYDQALAREEIAPQLQKLLIARSRLDTPSPFSDPVRPAMSPDEGHNSSRLGLGYRYSNHNADQALLEWRVAYHDLLDNAGGYIPGAQISFFDLQLGVDQDGDVDLNQLYLIDAMSLAPDYRVFDSLSWNIRAGYDQQPGTVDLTGRYFMQGGYGKSWGDANRMHFYALMSSELNYFDAQGENLSLGLGMESGLVWQASEAHKLAVSAQGLYQWDAMRWRTESTASWHWALSQQLGLRTEVTYQQWQSDELSSTLRLFVYL
- a CDS encoding DUF3015 family protein gives rise to the protein MKKVIAAAVFAGMMPFSQAMADQDIGCGLGSMVFAGQEGKVFKVLGATTNGTSGNQTFGITFGTLGCDGNGVITSKEKLAMFIDGNMDNLARDIARGEGETLATLTDVWGMSDEAKAEFNATARHNYASIFASENVTSADVLANLNTMVADQNTLAAYAL
- a CDS encoding slipin family protein, whose protein sequence is MITYTLATVIVLVLALIISMFRVLREYERAVVFLLGRFYEVKGPGLIIIIPIIQQMVRVDLRTIVLDVPTQDLITKDNVSVKVNAVVYFRVIDPKMAIINVENYLEATSQLSQTTLRSVLGQHELDELLSARDELNKDLQGILDMHTDNWGIKIANVEIKHVDLDDSMVRALARQAEAERSRRAKVIHATGELEASKKLMEAAEVLNKAPNAIQLRYLQTLTEIANDRTSTIVFPLPIDLVDKVKSIANTHHE